The following proteins come from a genomic window of Aquimarina sp. MAR_2010_214:
- a CDS encoding LysE family transporter, with protein MTLPMLYLILGAITAIIGALPLGAVNLAVIHTSAKENIKNASYIALAAGIGEVLLALFALHCSMELSDFFQENQWIQIAFITLFFLIGIYFLLFKNKTNTKRTSNKLRLSNSKFLTGFSLAILNPPVIIYWVLAISLVNKYVFELTAQDPLTSLFLFFLGVYLGKIGTLYFYGRWGNKIAQQPGDSKAKLSKIVGIVLVVISIFQGINFFIQ; from the coding sequence TGGGAGCGGTCAACCTAGCTGTTATTCATACCTCTGCAAAAGAAAATATTAAAAACGCATCCTACATAGCACTAGCCGCAGGGATTGGTGAAGTTTTATTAGCTCTTTTTGCACTGCATTGTAGTATGGAATTATCTGATTTTTTTCAAGAAAATCAGTGGATTCAAATTGCGTTCATTACGCTCTTCTTCTTAATTGGGATATATTTTTTACTTTTTAAGAATAAAACAAACACCAAACGTACATCCAATAAATTAAGACTATCTAACTCTAAATTTCTCACTGGATTTTCTTTAGCAATATTGAACCCTCCAGTGATAATTTACTGGGTTTTAGCCATTTCTTTGGTAAATAAATATGTTTTTGAACTCACAGCTCAAGATCCACTCACCTCTCTTTTTCTTTTCTTTCTTGGAGTTTATTTAGGAAAAATAGGAACATTATATTTTTATGGTCGATGGGGAAATAAAATTGCACAACAACCAGGAGATTCTAAAGCAAAACTATCTAAAATTGTTGGAATAGTCCTGGTGGTTATTTCTATTTTTCAAGGTATCAATTTTTTTATCCAGTAA